In Thermus tengchongensis, a single genomic region encodes these proteins:
- a CDS encoding TRAP transporter permease, whose amino-acid sequence MERDVSALVEESELGGRKPRGFGRHLLFTLGVVWSLFQVWATEMGTLDPMRLRAVHLAFALALAFLAYPGRRGPRDRIPLLDWILALLGVLGALYVVLDYYGITQLRGGIPSGRDVFLGSLTLLVLFLAAWRVVGPALPIIASVFVLYALTGPKGLLPFTLPPWLQLHAGSQWGQLMGQLYTTAEGIWGVPLGVSATFVFLFVLFGALLEKAGAGHFFIQVAYALLGHFRGGPAKAAVVASALTGVVSGSSVSNVVTTGTFTIPLMKRVGYPPEKAGAVEVASSSNGQLMPPVMGAAAFIMAEFLGIPYTQLILIALIPALLAYATLFITVHLEALQLGLKGVPRSELPPLGPILRSGFHYLLPLAYLIYALVGLRLTPERAALNTIFFMLVLILAQEVWRSFRGGAGVGFGLLRGGRLILEGLEAGARGMVGIALATASAGVIVGIVTMTGIGFGLTDIVERLSGGNLILVLVLAQLTSLLLGMGLPTTANYIVMASLVVPVVLQLSEKAGYAVPPVAAHMFVFYFGIMADSTPPVALAAYAASAIAKSDFWKTAVQGFVYELRTALLAYMFFFSPKLLLLGVGSVLEGAWIVLSALLGMTAFSASLVGFLHKRALLWERALLMAAALSLVVPGLLTDLVGLGLFLMVYAFQRMRK is encoded by the coding sequence ATGGAAAGGGACGTTTCGGCGCTGGTGGAGGAAAGCGAGCTAGGGGGGCGGAAGCCTAGGGGGTTTGGCCGCCACCTGCTCTTCACCCTGGGGGTGGTCTGGAGCCTCTTCCAGGTCTGGGCCACGGAGATGGGCACCTTGGACCCCATGCGCCTGAGGGCGGTGCACCTGGCCTTCGCCCTGGCCCTGGCCTTTCTGGCCTACCCCGGGAGGCGAGGGCCTAGGGATCGCATCCCCCTCCTGGACTGGATTCTGGCCCTCCTGGGGGTTTTGGGGGCCCTCTACGTGGTTTTGGACTACTACGGCATCACCCAGCTCCGGGGGGGGATACCCAGCGGGAGGGACGTCTTCTTGGGGAGCCTGACCCTTTTGGTCCTCTTCCTGGCCGCCTGGCGGGTGGTGGGGCCGGCTTTGCCCATCATCGCCTCGGTCTTCGTCCTCTACGCCCTCACTGGGCCCAAGGGGCTTTTGCCCTTCACCCTTCCCCCGTGGCTGCAGCTCCACGCGGGCAGCCAGTGGGGCCAACTCATGGGGCAGCTTTACACCACCGCTGAGGGCATCTGGGGGGTGCCCCTGGGGGTTTCCGCCACCTTCGTCTTCCTCTTCGTCCTCTTCGGGGCCCTTTTGGAGAAGGCGGGGGCAGGGCACTTCTTCATCCAGGTGGCCTACGCCCTCCTGGGCCACTTCCGCGGGGGGCCGGCCAAGGCGGCGGTGGTGGCCAGCGCCCTCACGGGGGTGGTCTCGGGGAGCTCGGTGTCCAACGTGGTCACCACCGGCACCTTCACCATTCCCCTGATGAAGCGGGTGGGCTACCCCCCGGAGAAGGCGGGGGCCGTGGAGGTGGCCAGCTCTTCCAACGGCCAGCTCATGCCCCCGGTCATGGGAGCGGCGGCCTTCATCATGGCGGAGTTTTTAGGCATCCCCTACACCCAGCTCATCCTGATCGCCCTCATCCCTGCCCTCCTCGCCTACGCCACCCTTTTCATCACGGTGCACCTGGAGGCTCTCCAGCTGGGCCTCAAAGGGGTGCCCCGCTCGGAGCTACCCCCTTTAGGCCCCATCCTGCGCTCGGGGTTCCACTACCTGCTCCCTTTGGCCTACCTGATCTACGCCCTGGTGGGTCTCCGGCTCACCCCCGAGCGGGCGGCCCTGAACACCATCTTTTTCATGCTTGTCCTCATCTTGGCCCAGGAGGTTTGGCGGTCCTTTAGGGGCGGTGCAGGGGTCGGCTTTGGCCTCCTTAGGGGGGGGAGGCTCATCTTGGAGGGCCTCGAGGCCGGGGCTCGGGGCATGGTGGGCATCGCCCTGGCCACCGCCAGCGCCGGGGTCATTGTGGGTATCGTCACCATGACGGGCATCGGCTTTGGCCTCACGGACATCGTGGAGCGCCTTTCCGGGGGGAACCTCATCCTGGTGCTGGTCCTGGCCCAGCTCACGAGCCTCCTCTTGGGCATGGGCCTCCCCACCACCGCCAACTACATCGTCATGGCCTCCTTGGTGGTGCCGGTGGTCCTCCAGCTTTCCGAGAAGGCGGGGTACGCCGTGCCCCCCGTGGCCGCCCACATGTTTGTCTTCTACTTCGGCATCATGGCCGACTCCACCCCTCCCGTGGCCCTGGCCGCCTATGCCGCCAGCGCCATCGCCAAGTCCGACTTCTGGAAGACGGCGGTCCAGGGCTTCGTGTATGAGCTCCGCACCGCCCTTTTGGCCTATATGTTCTTCTTCAGCCCCAAGCTTCTCCTCCTCGGGGTGGGGAGCGTCCTGGAGGGGGCCTGGATCGTCCTTTCTGCCCTTTTGGGCATGACCGCTTTCAGCGCCAGCCTGGTGGGCTTCCTGCACAAGCGCGCGCTTCTTTGGGAGCGGGCCTTGCTCATGGCCGCGGCCCTGAGTCTGGTGGTGCCCGGGCTTCTCACCGACCTGGTGGGCTTGGGTCTCTTCCTGATGGTCTACGCCTTCCAGAGGATGCGAAAATGA
- a CDS encoding amino acid ABC transporter ATP-binding protein: protein MRAVDPIIRIHNLHKWFGPLHVLKGIHLEVAPGEKLVIIGPSGSGKSTLIRCINRLEDFQEGEVVVDGRNVKDDRALAEVRREVGMVFQQFNLFPHMTVLENITLAPMRVRRWPKEKAERKALELLERVGILDQARKYPGQLSGGQQQRVAIARALAMEPKVMLFDEPTSALDPEMVGEVLDVMRDLARGGMTMLVVTHEMGFAREVADRVIFMDGGQIVEEGRPEAIFTAPKEERTRSFLQRVLHH from the coding sequence ATGAGGGCAGTGGACCCCATCATCCGCATCCACAACCTGCACAAGTGGTTCGGCCCCCTGCACGTGCTGAAGGGCATCCACCTGGAGGTGGCCCCTGGGGAGAAGCTGGTCATCATCGGCCCCTCGGGCTCAGGGAAAAGCACCCTGATCCGCTGCATCAACCGCCTGGAGGACTTCCAGGAGGGCGAGGTGGTGGTGGACGGGCGGAACGTCAAGGACGACCGTGCCCTCGCGGAGGTGCGGCGGGAGGTGGGGATGGTCTTCCAGCAGTTCAACCTCTTCCCCCACATGACGGTGCTGGAGAACATCACCCTGGCCCCCATGCGGGTGCGGCGCTGGCCTAAGGAGAAGGCGGAGCGGAAGGCCCTGGAGCTTTTGGAGCGGGTGGGGATCCTGGACCAGGCGCGGAAGTACCCGGGGCAGCTTTCCGGGGGCCAGCAGCAGCGGGTGGCCATCGCCCGGGCCTTGGCCATGGAGCCCAAGGTGATGCTGTTTGACGAGCCCACCAGCGCTCTGGACCCGGAGATGGTGGGGGAGGTGCTGGACGTGATGCGGGACCTGGCCCGGGGGGGTATGACCATGCTGGTGGTGACCCACGAGATGGGGTTTGCGAGGGAGGTGGCGGACCGGGTGATCTTCATGGATGGGGGGCAGATCGTGGAGGAGGGGAGGCCGGAGGCCATCTTTACCGCCCCCAAGGAGGAGCGCACCCGAAGCTTCCTGCAAAGGGTGCTCCACCACTAG
- a CDS encoding patatin-like phospholipase family protein encodes MRGVALALGGGGVRGYAHLGVLAVLEEAGIPIRGLAGSSAGALAAAAYAFGHKDPWGVHEAIFDQEIAGFRQGGNLRTLARLFTAFRRPHLFQAERIAQGLQRLLGEARLEDSPIPLAIQAADLLTGERVVLRQGPVWRAVLASMAIPGLFPPVPWEGRLLVDGDVVEKVPVRAAKALFPKVVAVDVSNPPPKEGPKTALEAALLSGEASRRRLKELALREADVIIALEPPFPIDTFDHEKLPLVYELGQRRARERLKEIQALSRIRLKDLARALRLAP; translated from the coding sequence GTGCGGGGGGTAGCCTTGGCCTTAGGGGGCGGCGGGGTGCGCGGGTATGCCCACTTGGGAGTGCTGGCGGTTTTGGAGGAGGCGGGAATACCCATCCGGGGCCTTGCGGGAAGCTCCGCTGGCGCCTTGGCGGCCGCCGCCTACGCCTTCGGCCACAAGGACCCCTGGGGGGTGCACGAGGCCATCTTTGACCAGGAGATCGCCGGGTTTCGCCAGGGGGGAAACCTCCGCACCCTGGCCAGGCTCTTCACCGCCTTCCGGCGCCCCCATCTTTTCCAGGCAGAAAGGATCGCCCAGGGGTTGCAACGCCTCCTCGGGGAAGCCCGCCTCGAGGACAGCCCCATCCCCCTGGCCATCCAGGCGGCCGACCTCCTCACCGGGGAAAGGGTGGTCCTTCGCCAGGGCCCTGTTTGGAGGGCCGTCCTCGCCAGCATGGCCATCCCCGGCCTCTTCCCGCCCGTGCCCTGGGAGGGAAGGCTTTTGGTGGATGGGGATGTGGTGGAGAAGGTACCGGTACGAGCCGCCAAGGCCCTCTTCCCCAAGGTGGTGGCGGTGGACGTGTCCAACCCCCCGCCCAAGGAGGGGCCGAAGACGGCCCTCGAGGCCGCCCTCCTCTCCGGGGAGGCTAGCCGCAGGCGCCTCAAGGAGCTGGCCCTAAGGGAGGCTGACGTGATCATCGCCCTGGAGCCGCCCTTTCCCATCGACACCTTTGACCACGAGAAGCTCCCCCTGGTCTACGAACTAGGCCAGCGCCGGGCCCGGGAGCGGCTCAAGGAAATCCAGGCCCTTTCCCGCATCCGCCTCAAGGACCTGGCCCGGGCCCTCCGCCTGGCCCCTTGA
- the trpC gene encoding indole-3-glycerol phosphate synthase TrpC, whose translation MRPRLGRVPGVLGEIACKRAEEVVPYPLPPAPETVPSFREALLKPGLSVIAEVKKSSPSEGAIRALDPVAAARAYQRGGARAVSVLTEPHYFGGGLEDLLKVRQAVDLPLLRKDFVVDPFMLEEARAYGASAVLLIVALLGELTGVYLEEARRLGLEALVEVHTERELEVALEAGAEILGINNRDLATLRIDLATAPRLGRLARARGFQGVLVAESGYSSREELKPLEGLFDAVLIGTSLMRSPDLEEALRALVG comes from the coding sequence ATGCGCCCCCGCTTGGGTAGAGTTCCCGGTGTGCTAGGGGAGATTGCCTGCAAGCGGGCGGAGGAGGTGGTTCCCTATCCCCTTCCCCCTGCGCCCGAGACGGTGCCCTCCTTCCGGGAGGCCCTACTAAAACCAGGGCTTTCCGTGATCGCTGAGGTGAAGAAGTCGAGCCCCTCGGAGGGGGCTATAAGGGCGCTGGATCCCGTGGCAGCCGCCCGGGCCTACCAGCGGGGCGGGGCCAGGGCGGTGAGCGTCCTCACCGAGCCCCATTACTTTGGGGGCGGCCTCGAGGATCTTCTTAAGGTCCGCCAGGCGGTGGACCTACCCCTTCTCCGCAAGGACTTCGTGGTGGACCCCTTCATGCTGGAAGAGGCCCGGGCCTACGGGGCCAGCGCGGTCCTCCTCATCGTGGCCCTCTTGGGGGAGCTCACCGGGGTCTACCTGGAGGAGGCGAGGCGCCTTGGCCTCGAGGCCCTGGTGGAGGTGCACACGGAAAGGGAGCTGGAGGTGGCCTTGGAGGCGGGGGCGGAGATCCTCGGCATCAACAACCGCGATCTCGCCACCTTGCGCATCGACCTCGCCACCGCCCCCCGCCTGGGCCGCCTGGCCCGGGCGCGGGGCTTCCAGGGCGTCTTGGTGGCGGAGTCGGGGTACTCCAGCCGGGAGGAGCTAAAACCCCTAGAGGGGCTTTTTGATGCGGTGCTCATCGGCACCAGCCTCATGCGAAGCCCCGATCTGGAGGAAGCCCTGAGGGCGCTGGTAGGATAG
- the hisA gene encoding 1-(5-phosphoribosyl)-5-[(5-phosphoribosylamino)methylideneamino]imidazole-4-carboxamide isomerase: MLLIPAVDLKGGKAVRLHEGDPGRETQYGDPVAAALRWQEEGARLLHLVDLDRALGKGDNLEALRRIAQEIRIPFEVGGGVRSLEALREILSLGASRVVVGTVAVKDPALLEAMLAEVGPARLAVALDARGLEVVVSGWQEATSLSALDLLGRWEALGVRTVIYTDVRRDGTLKGLDLEVVARVREAWPHELIAGGGIAGPEDLLGLKRLGVEGALLGKALYEGRVRLSDYKEGVF, from the coding sequence ATGTTGTTGATTCCCGCCGTGGACCTGAAGGGGGGCAAGGCGGTTCGGCTGCATGAGGGGGACCCGGGGCGGGAAACCCAGTACGGGGATCCAGTGGCGGCCGCCTTGCGCTGGCAGGAAGAGGGGGCCAGGCTCCTGCACCTGGTGGACCTGGACCGGGCCTTGGGAAAGGGGGATAACCTTGAGGCCCTCCGGCGGATCGCCCAGGAGATACGCATTCCCTTTGAGGTGGGGGGTGGGGTGCGTTCCCTGGAGGCTCTCCGGGAGATCCTCTCGCTCGGGGCTTCCCGGGTGGTGGTGGGCACGGTGGCGGTAAAGGATCCTGCCCTCTTGGAGGCCATGTTGGCGGAGGTGGGGCCTGCCAGGCTAGCGGTGGCCTTGGATGCCCGGGGCCTCGAGGTGGTGGTCTCAGGGTGGCAGGAGGCCACTTCCCTTTCCGCCCTGGACCTCCTTGGGCGTTGGGAGGCCCTGGGGGTGCGCACGGTGATCTACACCGACGTTCGGCGGGATGGCACCTTAAAGGGCTTGGACCTGGAGGTGGTGGCCCGGGTGCGGGAGGCCTGGCCCCATGAGCTCATTGCGGGCGGGGGGATCGCTGGCCCGGAGGACCTTCTGGGTTTAAAGCGCCTGGGGGTGGAGGGCGCCCTTTTGGGCAAGGCCCTCTACGAGGGGCGGGTGCGCCTTTCCGACTACAAGGAGGGGGTATTCTAA
- a CDS encoding single-stranded-DNA-specific exonuclease RecJ, with the protein MKDRVRWRLLPLPPLKEWREVMEAFGVGPEAALAYWHRGVRRPGDLKPSLGLLPLRGLKEAVELLLWALEGRKRIRIHGDYDADGLTGTAILVRGLRALGAEVHPFIPHRLEEGYGVHPKRIPEHLEAADLFLTVDCGIANHAELRELVENGVEVLVTDHHTPRDTPPPGVILHPAYTPDLKEHPTGAGVAFLLLWALHERLGLPPPLEYADLAAVGTIADVAPLWGWNRALVREGLERLKDSRLLGLRVLAESVGYTGKAVEVAFRIAPRINAASRLGEAEKALRLLLTEDEEEAKGLVEELNRLNARRQVIEEEMLKRLLPQADPEAKAIVLHDPEGHPGVMGIVASRILEATLRPVFLVAQGKGTVRSLPPISAVEALRSAEDLLLRYGGHREAAGFSLDEAHFPRFKERVEAFASSFPDPVREVPLVGLLPPLASLPDLHRALLALEPFGEGNPEPLFLLQGSPEEIRSMGEGKHLAFRLQGVRVVAWRMGERAAAMPSELEAAVLLVENRWNGTVFYEAQALDFREPGELEGGVEPFAHPIPLPEALARARMGEGVYVPEDNPEGLEYVKRAGFRLSSPEEATLWLGIPPTPVEIPRGPVYVALGAGARARLLAPPMLSTDEERLRALVGQRLLFAYQRRHAPLFSEALLAYWAALSDRVQALPKRG; encoded by the coding sequence ATGAAGGACCGGGTGCGCTGGCGTCTTCTTCCCTTGCCGCCCTTGAAGGAGTGGCGGGAGGTGATGGAGGCCTTTGGGGTGGGGCCGGAGGCCGCCTTGGCCTACTGGCACCGGGGGGTGCGCCGCCCGGGGGACCTGAAGCCTTCCCTGGGCCTTCTTCCCTTAAGGGGCCTTAAGGAGGCGGTGGAGCTTCTCCTTTGGGCGCTAGAGGGGAGGAAGCGCATCCGCATCCACGGGGACTACGATGCGGATGGCCTCACCGGAACCGCCATCCTGGTGCGGGGCCTCAGGGCTTTGGGGGCGGAGGTGCATCCCTTTATCCCCCACCGCCTCGAGGAGGGGTATGGAGTTCACCCCAAGCGCATCCCCGAGCATCTGGAAGCCGCCGATCTGTTCCTGACCGTGGACTGCGGCATCGCCAACCACGCCGAGCTTCGGGAACTGGTGGAAAACGGGGTGGAGGTTCTGGTGACCGACCACCACACGCCCCGCGATACACCGCCTCCGGGGGTCATTCTCCATCCCGCCTACACCCCAGACCTTAAGGAGCACCCCACGGGGGCCGGGGTGGCCTTCCTGCTCCTCTGGGCCCTCCATGAGCGCCTCGGGCTTCCCCCGCCCCTGGAGTATGCCGACCTGGCGGCGGTGGGCACCATCGCCGACGTGGCCCCCCTTTGGGGGTGGAACCGGGCCTTGGTGCGGGAAGGGCTTGAGCGCCTTAAGGACTCCCGCCTTTTGGGGCTTCGCGTCCTTGCGGAAAGCGTGGGCTACACGGGGAAGGCGGTGGAGGTGGCCTTCCGCATCGCCCCCCGCATCAATGCGGCAAGCCGCCTGGGGGAAGCGGAGAAGGCCCTAAGGCTTCTCCTCACGGAGGACGAGGAGGAGGCCAAGGGTTTGGTGGAGGAGCTCAATCGGCTGAACGCCCGCCGTCAGGTCATAGAGGAGGAGATGCTGAAAAGGCTCCTTCCCCAGGCGGATCCCGAGGCCAAGGCCATCGTCCTCCACGACCCCGAGGGGCATCCGGGCGTGATGGGCATCGTGGCGAGCCGGATCCTCGAGGCCACCTTGCGCCCGGTCTTCCTCGTGGCTCAGGGGAAGGGCACGGTGCGAAGCCTCCCCCCCATCAGCGCCGTGGAGGCCCTGAGGAGTGCAGAGGACCTTCTTCTCCGCTATGGAGGCCACCGGGAGGCTGCGGGCTTTTCCTTGGATGAGGCCCATTTCCCCCGGTTTAAGGAGCGGGTGGAGGCCTTTGCCTCCTCCTTTCCCGACCCCGTGCGGGAAGTGCCCCTTGTAGGGCTTTTACCCCCCTTGGCGTCCCTTCCAGACCTTCACCGAGCTTTGCTGGCCTTAGAGCCCTTTGGGGAAGGGAATCCCGAGCCCCTTTTCCTTCTCCAAGGCTCCCCGGAGGAGATCCGCTCCATGGGGGAGGGAAAGCACCTCGCCTTCCGCCTGCAGGGGGTTAGGGTGGTGGCCTGGCGCATGGGGGAGCGGGCGGCCGCTATGCCCTCGGAGTTGGAAGCCGCCGTCTTACTGGTGGAAAACCGCTGGAACGGTACCGTGTTCTATGAGGCCCAGGCCTTGGACTTCCGCGAGCCCGGGGAGCTTGAGGGAGGGGTGGAGCCCTTTGCCCATCCCATTCCTTTGCCCGAGGCCTTGGCCCGAGCCAGGATGGGGGAGGGGGTATATGTTCCCGAGGATAACCCCGAGGGCCTGGAGTATGTGAAGAGGGCGGGGTTTCGCCTATCAAGCCCTGAGGAAGCCACCCTTTGGCTAGGAATACCCCCCACCCCCGTGGAGATTCCCCGCGGTCCGGTGTATGTGGCCCTGGGGGCGGGTGCCCGGGCCAGGCTCCTGGCTCCGCCCATGCTCTCCACGGACGAGGAGCGGCTTAGGGCCTTGGTGGGGCAGAGGCTCCTCTTCGCCTATCAGCGAAGGCATGCCCCCCTTTTCAGCGAGGCCCTGTTGGCCTACTGGGCGGCTTTGTCCGATAGGGTACAGGCATTGCCGAAGAGGGGGTGA
- a CDS encoding DUF6812 domain-containing protein, whose translation MYKQPREVHEARIYTQAYRVYGLIYLVPGAGTADLLNQERPYLPVTGALLYTPGYTHPPEAKDLKASTGFLALRKERIQWVAGGKPSEPRTSPSLLERRKLAFLFGDYLLAGELLLPRGVRLSDHLSQAKPFQTLLEAKLYVLSPNKPIVDLEPLETFPFVTLNLRRAEAVAEAPGEAQDPRLTLFG comes from the coding sequence ATGTACAAGCAGCCTCGAGAGGTACATGAGGCCAGGATCTACACCCAGGCTTACCGGGTCTACGGGCTCATCTACCTGGTGCCCGGAGCGGGCACCGCCGACCTTTTGAACCAGGAGAGGCCCTATCTTCCCGTCACCGGTGCCCTCCTTTACACCCCGGGCTACACCCATCCCCCGGAAGCCAAGGACCTCAAGGCCAGCACCGGCTTCCTGGCCCTGCGCAAGGAGCGGATCCAGTGGGTGGCGGGGGGGAAACCCAGCGAGCCCCGCACCAGCCCAAGCCTTCTCGAGCGGCGCAAGCTGGCCTTCCTCTTTGGGGACTACCTCCTTGCGGGCGAACTCCTGCTTCCCCGGGGGGTGCGGCTTTCCGACCACCTTTCCCAGGCCAAGCCCTTCCAGACCCTCCTCGAGGCCAAGCTTTACGTCCTTAGCCCCAACAAACCCATCGTGGATCTGGAACCTTTGGAAACCTTCCCCTTTGTCACCCTGAACCTGCGCCGGGCCGAGGCGGTGGCCGAGGCCCCGGGGGAGGCCCAAGACCCCCGGCTTACCCTATTTGGCTGA
- a CDS encoding valine--tRNA ligase: MDLPKAYDPKAVEPKWAERWAKNPFVANPKSGKKPFVIFMPPPNVTGSLHMGHALDNSLQDALIRFKRMQGFEAVWLPGTDHAGIATQVVVERLLLKEGKTRHDLGREAFLQRVWQWKEESGGTILRQLKRLGASADWSREAFTMDEARSKAVRYAFSRYYHEGLAYRAPRLVNWCPRCETTLSDLEVETEPTPGKLYTLRYEVEGGEAIAIATVRPETVFADQAIAVHPEDERYQGFIGKKARIPLTEIWIPILADPAVERDFGTGALKVTPAHDPTDYEIGLRHGLEPVSVIDLEGRMTGDRVPEALRGLERFQARKRAVELFREAGHLLQEEDYTIQMATCSRCGTPLEYAIFPQWWLAMKPLAEKVIQGLERDEIAFVPERWKRVNLDWLRNVKDWNISRQLWWGHQIPAWYCQDCGAVNVPHPERYLEDPSTCQACGSPNLKRDEDVFDTWFSSALWPLSTLGWPEETEDLKAFYPGDVLVTGYDILFLWVSRMEVSGYHFLGERPFKTVLLHGLVLDEKGQKMSKSKGNVIDPLEMVERYGADALRFALTYLATGGQDIRLDLRWLEMARNFANKLYNAARFVLMSREGFRAKAEEPTLADRFMQSRLSRGVAEITRLYEALDLAQAAREIYELVWSEFCDWYLEASKPALKAGNAFTLRTLEETLATLLKLLHPIMPFLTSELYQALTGKEELALEAWPQPKATDEEAEARFEALKQAVTAVRALKAEAGLPPAQEVRVYLEGEATPVVENQEVFRFLARAELLPERPNRALVKAMPKVTVRMPLEGLLDVEEWRRRQEKRLQELLALAERSQKKLSAPGFREKAPKEVVEAEEERLQENLAQIERIREALSQIG, from the coding sequence ATGGACCTGCCCAAGGCCTACGATCCCAAAGCGGTGGAGCCCAAGTGGGCGGAGCGGTGGGCGAAAAACCCCTTTGTGGCCAACCCCAAAAGCGGCAAAAAGCCCTTCGTCATCTTCATGCCGCCCCCCAACGTCACGGGCTCCCTCCACATGGGCCACGCCCTGGACAACTCCCTGCAGGATGCCCTCATCCGCTTTAAGCGCATGCAGGGGTTTGAGGCGGTCTGGCTCCCCGGCACCGACCACGCCGGCATCGCCACCCAGGTGGTGGTGGAGAGGCTTCTCCTCAAGGAGGGCAAGACCCGGCACGACCTGGGGCGGGAGGCCTTCTTGCAAAGGGTCTGGCAGTGGAAGGAGGAGTCCGGGGGGACCATCCTACGCCAGCTCAAGCGCCTCGGGGCCAGCGCCGACTGGAGCCGGGAGGCCTTCACCATGGATGAGGCCCGCTCCAAGGCGGTGCGCTACGCCTTCAGCCGCTACTACCACGAGGGCCTGGCCTACCGCGCCCCCCGCCTGGTGAACTGGTGCCCCCGGTGCGAGACCACCCTTTCGGACCTCGAGGTGGAGACCGAGCCCACCCCGGGCAAGCTCTACACCCTGCGCTATGAGGTGGAAGGCGGGGAGGCCATCGCCATCGCCACCGTGCGCCCGGAAACGGTCTTCGCCGACCAGGCCATCGCCGTCCACCCCGAGGACGAGCGCTACCAAGGGTTCATTGGGAAGAAGGCCCGCATCCCCCTCACGGAGATCTGGATCCCCATCCTGGCCGACCCCGCCGTGGAGCGGGACTTCGGCACCGGGGCCCTCAAGGTCACCCCTGCCCACGACCCCACGGACTATGAGATCGGCCTCCGCCACGGCCTGGAGCCGGTTTCCGTCATCGACCTGGAAGGCCGCATGACGGGGGACCGGGTGCCCGAGGCCTTGAGGGGCCTGGAGCGCTTCCAGGCCCGGAAGCGGGCGGTGGAGCTTTTCCGCGAGGCGGGCCACCTCTTGCAAGAAGAGGACTACACCATCCAGATGGCCACCTGCTCCCGTTGCGGCACGCCCCTGGAGTACGCCATCTTCCCCCAGTGGTGGCTTGCCATGAAGCCCCTGGCGGAAAAGGTCATCCAGGGCCTGGAGCGGGACGAGATCGCCTTCGTGCCCGAGCGCTGGAAGCGGGTGAACCTCGACTGGCTTAGGAACGTCAAGGACTGGAACATATCCCGCCAGCTCTGGTGGGGGCACCAGATCCCCGCCTGGTACTGCCAAGACTGCGGGGCGGTGAACGTGCCGCACCCTGAGCGCTACCTGGAAGACCCCAGCACCTGCCAGGCCTGCGGAAGCCCAAACCTCAAGCGGGATGAGGACGTCTTTGACACCTGGTTCTCCTCGGCCCTTTGGCCCCTTTCCACCCTGGGCTGGCCCGAGGAGACGGAGGACCTCAAGGCCTTCTACCCCGGGGACGTCCTGGTCACGGGCTACGACATCCTCTTCCTCTGGGTTTCCCGCATGGAGGTTTCCGGCTACCACTTCTTAGGGGAAAGGCCCTTCAAGACCGTACTCCTCCACGGCCTGGTCCTGGACGAGAAGGGGCAGAAGATGAGCAAGTCCAAGGGGAACGTCATCGACCCCTTGGAGATGGTGGAACGCTACGGGGCAGACGCCCTCCGCTTCGCCCTCACCTACCTGGCCACGGGGGGGCAGGATATAAGGCTGGACCTCCGCTGGCTGGAGATGGCCCGGAACTTTGCCAACAAGCTTTACAACGCTGCCCGCTTCGTCCTCATGAGCCGGGAAGGCTTCCGGGCCAAAGCGGAAGAGCCCACCCTGGCCGACCGCTTCATGCAAAGCCGTTTAAGCCGGGGAGTGGCGGAAATAACCCGCCTCTATGAGGCCCTGGACCTGGCCCAGGCGGCCAGGGAGATCTACGAGCTGGTCTGGAGCGAGTTCTGCGACTGGTACCTGGAGGCCAGTAAGCCGGCCCTCAAGGCAGGGAACGCCTTTACCTTACGCACCCTCGAGGAAACCCTCGCCACCCTCCTCAAGCTCCTCCACCCCATCATGCCCTTCCTCACCAGCGAGCTCTACCAGGCCCTCACGGGCAAGGAGGAACTGGCCCTCGAGGCCTGGCCCCAACCCAAGGCCACGGACGAGGAAGCCGAGGCCCGGTTTGAAGCCCTCAAGCAGGCGGTAACGGCGGTGCGGGCCCTAAAGGCCGAGGCTGGGCTTCCCCCCGCCCAGGAGGTGCGGGTCTACCTGGAAGGGGAAGCCACGCCCGTGGTGGAAAACCAGGAGGTCTTCCGCTTCCTGGCCCGGGCCGAGCTGTTGCCCGAGCGGCCCAACAGGGCCTTGGTGAAGGCCATGCCCAAGGTGACGGTGCGCATGCCCCTGGAGGGCCTTTTGGACGTGGAGGAGTGGAGGCGTCGGCAGGAGAAGCGCCTGCAAGAACTCCTGGCCCTGGCAGAAAGAAGCCAGAAAAAGCTTTCCGCTCCCGGCTTCCGGGAAAAGGCCCCCAAGGAGGTGGTGGAGGCCGAGGAGGAAAGGCTTCAGGAAAACCTGGCCCAGATCGAGCGCATCCGGGAGGCCCTCAGCCAAATAGGGTAA
- a CDS encoding Uma2 family endonuclease, with product MGEAARTLPLSFAAYLEMEAQSPVRHELLEGIPYAMAGASKAHNLLVQNLAFLLRPAARARGCRLYVETIKLRLAEHTVYYPDLMVVCGAGTPHPLYEENPCLVAEVVSPSTERLDRGEKRHNYLRLAALEAYLLVSTREPRVEVYRREGEGFRLEVHAAGRVPLPCLEALLDLEALYEGVEPERA from the coding sequence ATGGGCGAGGCAGCCAGGACCTTACCCCTGAGCTTTGCCGCCTACCTGGAGATGGAGGCACAAAGCCCCGTGCGCCATGAGCTCCTGGAGGGCATCCCCTACGCCATGGCGGGGGCCAGCAAGGCCCACAACCTCCTGGTGCAGAACCTGGCCTTCCTCCTGCGCCCGGCGGCCCGCGCCCGGGGTTGCCGCCTTTATGTGGAGACGATCAAGCTCCGTTTGGCCGAGCACACCGTCTACTACCCCGACCTCATGGTGGTCTGTGGGGCGGGCACCCCGCACCCCCTTTATGAGGAGAACCCCTGTTTGGTGGCCGAGGTGGTTTCCCCTAGCACGGAGCGCCTTGACCGGGGGGAGAAGCGCCACAACTACCTGCGCCTCGCTGCCTTGGAGGCTTACTTGCTGGTGAGCACCCGGGAGCCCCGGGTGGAGGTCTACCGCCGGGAAGGGGAGGGCTTCCGCCTGGAGGTCCACGCGGCGGGGCGGGTGCCTCTGCCCTGCCTGGAAGCGCTTTTGGACCTCGAGGCCCTCTACGAGGGCGTGGAGCCCGAAAGGGCGTAG